The following coding sequences lie in one Mucilaginibacter sp. KACC 22773 genomic window:
- a CDS encoding alpha/beta fold hydrolase — protein MTEKYHRWYSPNLNLHVEMLVFGDRGFPVILFPTTKGRYHQNKDFGLIDRVKWFVDEGLVKIYCPDTLDDRTWYDKGIHPADRARNYSWYDKMLLHELAPWAMHETGVGKVAVAGCSFGGYHAANFAFKHPEKVAHLFTMGGAFDIKMFTDGFYNDDIFYNNPVDYLPGSNAGDLWNINIILGTSEHDICKDYNIQLSNILNKKGIKHWLDIRPNASHDWPIWKEMFPHYLSTIK, from the coding sequence TTGACCGAAAAATATCATCGCTGGTACTCGCCAAATCTAAACCTGCATGTAGAAATGCTGGTATTTGGCGACCGTGGTTTTCCTGTCATCCTATTCCCTACTACCAAAGGGCGCTATCACCAAAACAAAGATTTTGGGCTGATTGATCGCGTGAAATGGTTTGTAGATGAAGGCCTGGTGAAGATTTATTGCCCCGATACATTAGACGACAGAACCTGGTACGATAAAGGCATCCACCCGGCCGACCGCGCCCGTAATTACAGCTGGTACGATAAAATGCTTTTACATGAGTTGGCCCCATGGGCCATGCACGAAACGGGTGTTGGTAAAGTAGCAGTTGCCGGATGCAGTTTTGGCGGTTACCATGCAGCAAACTTTGCATTTAAACACCCCGAAAAAGTGGCGCATCTTTTTACAATGGGCGGGGCATTTGACATTAAAATGTTTACCGACGGCTTTTATAACGATGATATTTTTTACAACAACCCTGTAGATTATTTGCCCGGCAGCAACGCGGGCGACTTATGGAACATCAACATCATCCTGGGCACATCTGAGCACGATATTTGTAAAGATTATAACATACAGTTATCAAACATACTAAACAAAAAAGGCATTAAGCATTGGTTGGATATCCGCCCGAATGCCAGCCACGACTGGCCGATTTGGAAGGAAATGTTTCCGCATTATTTATCAACGATAAAATAA
- a CDS encoding alpha/beta hydrolase, with protein MNWGWVETEMTIIEKRITINSALLEREVLCTLLIPDEQEIAEPLSLLLLNDGQELENLELSQTLEKLYNTNRLKPIMIAAIYAGEDRLQEYGVAGRPDFKKRGAKADIYTQFIITELLPQIKAGTGIHEFENTAFAGFSLGGLSAFDICWNNADVFDKVGVFSGSFWWRSKDLAKGYTDNDRIAHTLIRETEGKPGLKFWLQTGTKDETSDRNKNGIIDAIDDTIDLIKELEAKGFSRPSDIQYVEVVGGSHNTETWGRVMGKFLCWAFGV; from the coding sequence ATGAATTGGGGCTGGGTTGAAACAGAGATGACGATAATAGAAAAAAGGATAACGATAAATTCTGCCTTGCTTGAAAGAGAGGTATTATGCACGCTATTAATACCCGATGAACAGGAAATTGCAGAACCGTTAAGCCTGTTGTTGCTGAATGATGGGCAGGAGCTGGAGAACCTGGAACTTAGCCAGACACTTGAAAAACTTTACAATACCAACCGACTGAAGCCAATAATGATTGCAGCCATATATGCCGGTGAAGACCGGCTGCAGGAATATGGCGTAGCCGGCCGGCCCGATTTTAAAAAACGGGGCGCTAAAGCTGATATTTATACTCAATTTATAATAACCGAATTGCTGCCACAGATAAAAGCCGGAACAGGTATTCACGAATTTGAAAATACAGCCTTTGCAGGTTTTTCTTTGGGTGGATTATCGGCATTTGACATTTGTTGGAACAACGCGGATGTGTTTGATAAAGTTGGGGTATTTTCAGGTTCGTTTTGGTGGAGAAGTAAGGATTTAGCTAAGGGATATACTGACAACGACCGGATTGCGCATACTTTAATCAGGGAAACCGAAGGTAAACCCGGTTTAAAGTTCTGGCTGCAAACAGGTACAAAAGATGAAACCAGCGACAGGAATAAAAACGGGATTATAGATGCGATTGACGATACCATCGATCTGATTAAGGAACTCGAGGCAAAGGGCTTCTCCCGCCCATCCGATATTCAGTATGTAGAGGTGGTTGGCGGCAGCCATAACACTGAAACCTGGGGTAGGGTAATGGGTAAATTTTTGTGTTGGGCGTTTGGAGTATAA
- a CDS encoding DUF6934 family protein translates to MNEDKYIKIENTSDYKIFTFISQGRHGELLKIVRFDELITRENTYNLALGTVLQNGKVDFTSTTNNGDRNKILATVAGIVYIFIENHPNKTVYLTGSDERRTLLYQRAIAYGYHELIQTFNVYGETLTDEVSEFEYFDRAKKYCGFLIEKK, encoded by the coding sequence ATGAATGAGGACAAATACATTAAGATAGAAAACACCTCTGATTACAAAATATTTACTTTCATTAGCCAGGGCAGGCATGGCGAACTGCTTAAAATTGTCAGATTTGATGAACTTATAACAAGAGAAAATACCTACAACTTAGCTTTAGGCACTGTGTTACAAAATGGAAAAGTAGATTTTACAAGTACAACCAATAATGGCGACAGAAATAAAATATTGGCAACAGTTGCCGGTATTGTATACATTTTTATAGAAAACCACCCCAACAAAACTGTGTATTTGACCGGCAGTGACGAACGAAGGACATTACTTTATCAGCGCGCTATCGCTTATGGCTACCACGAGTTAATTCAAACGTTTAATGTATATGGCGAAACTTTAACAGATGAAGTGAGTGAGTTTGAATATTTTGATCGGGCAAAAAAATATTGTGGATTTCTTATTGAAAAGAAATAA
- the typA gene encoding translational GTPase TypA — MQKIRNIAIIAHVDHGKTTLVDKILHSCAIFRDGQETGELILDNNDLERERGITIVSKNVSVRYKDVKINIIDTPGHADFGGEVERVLKMADGVLLLCDAFEGAMPQTRFVTQKALALGLKPIVVVNKVDKENCRPEEVYEQIFELFFNLEATEDQLDFPVIYGSSKQGWMSTDWKTPTDNIFPLMDAILENIPPAPIAEGTLQMQITSLDYSSFVGRIAIGRVARGTIKENQPVSLVKRDGTIQKSRIKELYTFEGLGKVRATEVSSGDICAVVGIEGFDIGDTIADFEKPEQLAVIKIDEPTMNMLFTINTSPFFGKEGKFVTSRHLRDRLYKEMEKNLALKVVETESPDSYLVYGRGILHLSVLIETMRREGYELQVGQPQVIVKEIDGVKCEPVETLIVDVPGDVAGKVIELVTQRKGDLLVMEPKGDLQHLEFDIPARGIIGLRNNVLTATGGEAIMAHRFKAYEPWKGTIPGRLNGVLVSMDTGKTTAFAIDKLQDRGRFHVDPGVDIYEGQVLGEHIRDNDLVINLTKGKQLTNMRASGSDTNVRIAPAIKFSLEESMEYIQADEYIEVTPQSIRLRKIYLNENERKINAKKFTSQ; from the coding sequence ATGCAAAAAATAAGAAACATTGCGATTATCGCACACGTTGACCACGGTAAAACTACATTGGTTGACAAAATTTTACACAGTTGCGCCATCTTTCGTGATGGTCAGGAAACTGGTGAATTAATATTGGACAACAATGACCTGGAACGTGAGCGAGGTATCACCATCGTATCAAAAAACGTTTCGGTAAGGTATAAAGACGTTAAGATAAACATCATAGATACTCCTGGTCACGCCGATTTTGGTGGCGAGGTTGAGCGTGTATTGAAAATGGCTGACGGTGTGTTGCTGCTTTGCGATGCTTTTGAAGGTGCTATGCCTCAAACACGCTTTGTAACCCAAAAGGCTTTGGCTTTAGGCTTAAAACCAATTGTGGTGGTAAACAAAGTAGATAAAGAAAACTGCCGCCCTGAAGAAGTTTACGAACAAATATTCGAATTGTTCTTCAACCTTGAAGCAACTGAAGATCAGCTGGATTTTCCGGTTATCTACGGTTCATCAAAACAAGGCTGGATGAGCACCGACTGGAAAACACCTACAGATAATATTTTCCCGTTGATGGATGCCATCTTAGAGAACATTCCTCCCGCACCTATTGCCGAAGGTACTTTACAAATGCAGATTACCTCTTTGGATTATTCGTCATTCGTAGGCCGTATCGCTATCGGTCGTGTAGCACGTGGTACCATCAAAGAAAACCAGCCGGTATCTTTGGTAAAACGCGATGGCACTATTCAAAAATCAAGAATTAAAGAGCTTTATACCTTTGAAGGTTTAGGTAAAGTACGCGCTACAGAAGTTAGCTCGGGCGATATCTGTGCGGTAGTAGGTATTGAAGGTTTTGATATTGGCGATACCATTGCCGATTTTGAAAAACCAGAGCAACTGGCAGTTATCAAAATTGATGAGCCAACCATGAACATGTTGTTCACCATCAATACTTCACCTTTCTTTGGTAAAGAAGGTAAATTTGTTACATCGCGCCACTTACGTGACCGTTTGTACAAAGAGATGGAGAAAAACCTGGCACTTAAGGTTGTTGAAACCGAATCGCCTGACTCATACCTGGTGTATGGTCGTGGTATTCTTCACTTATCAGTATTGATCGAGACCATGCGTCGCGAAGGTTACGAATTGCAGGTAGGCCAGCCGCAGGTTATCGTTAAAGAAATTGACGGTGTTAAATGCGAGCCGGTTGAAACGCTTATTGTTGATGTACCTGGCGATGTTGCAGGTAAAGTAATTGAGCTGGTAACACAACGTAAAGGCGACCTGTTGGTGATGGAACCTAAAGGTGATTTACAACACCTGGAGTTTGATATCCCGGCACGTGGTATCATTGGTTTACGTAACAACGTATTAACAGCTACAGGTGGCGAGGCTATTATGGCACACCGCTTTAAAGCATACGAGCCATGGAAAGGTACTATCCCAGGCCGTTTAAATGGTGTATTGGTATCTATGGATACAGGTAAAACCACCGCTTTCGCAATTGATAAATTACAGGACCGTGGCAGGTTCCACGTTGATCCGGGAGTTGATATTTACGAAGGACAGGTATTAGGCGAGCACATCCGTGATAACGATTTGGTTATTAACTTAACAAAAGGCAAACAATTAACCAACATGCGTGCATCTGGTAGCGATACCAACGTGCGGATTGCGCCGGCCATTAAATTCTCGTTAGAAGAATCAATGGAATACATCCAGGCTGATGAGTACATCGAGGTTACGCCGCAAAGCATCCGTTTACGTAAAATCTACCTGAACGAAAACGAGCGTAAAATTAACGCTAAGAAATTCACAAGCCAATAA
- a CDS encoding glycosyltransferase, with amino-acid sequence MQKNKIEGVVVLYQPDISVVGNIKSYIDGLEHLYIIDNSGETDLSIINGLSAISKCVYIKNQTNQGIANALNQGAKLAIANGADWLLTMDQDSKFEPGDILRLIEFAIQQDDEFTGIVSPFHQTNVSVKPATHDDVVLTTMTSGNLISLFAYRQINGFDERYFIDAVDWDYCLRLNMHNFKVLRLNTVHLSHGLGNATKHQSPAGYQITALNYNEIRRYYITRNKLMFIFKYWRHYPNFCYNVFLSMFRDLRHVLLYEKHKMIKLRFMLKGWLHFITKKTGKLQ; translated from the coding sequence ATGCAGAAAAATAAAATTGAAGGTGTGGTAGTTCTATATCAGCCTGATATTTCGGTTGTTGGTAATATCAAATCATATATCGATGGTTTGGAGCATTTGTACATTATTGATAATTCTGGCGAGACCGATTTAAGTATTATTAACGGGCTAAGCGCCATTTCTAAATGCGTATATATAAAAAACCAAACCAACCAGGGCATCGCTAATGCCTTAAACCAGGGTGCAAAGCTGGCCATCGCTAACGGAGCCGATTGGTTGCTCACGATGGATCAGGACAGCAAATTTGAGCCGGGTGATATTTTACGGCTAATTGAATTTGCAATACAGCAGGATGACGAGTTTACTGGTATTGTATCGCCATTTCATCAAACCAATGTTTCTGTTAAGCCGGCAACTCATGATGATGTGGTGCTAACAACCATGACATCGGGAAACCTAATTAGTCTGTTTGCTTACCGGCAGATTAACGGTTTTGACGAACGATATTTTATTGATGCGGTTGATTGGGACTACTGCCTGCGCCTAAATATGCATAACTTTAAGGTGCTAAGGCTTAATACTGTACACCTTTCGCACGGCCTGGGCAATGCAACCAAACACCAATCGCCTGCGGGCTACCAAATAACCGCGCTTAATTACAACGAGATAAGGCGGTATTATATTACAAGAAATAAACTAATGTTTATATTCAAGTACTGGCGGCATTATCCCAACTTTTGTTATAATGTATTTTTAAGCATGTTTAGAGATCTGAGGCATGTTTTATTATATGAAAAGCATAAGATGATAAAACTCAGGTTTATGCTAAAAGGATGGCTGCATTTTATCACTAAAAAGACAGGTAAGCTTCAATAG
- a CDS encoding methyltransferase domain-containing protein has product MTFKEKLNWEIKYITTLSKTPMRLAQYLYSKFRTKLGSLNKISYLYREKRGLEIGGPSPIFGVKGYIPVYPLAKQVDGVNFSNNTVWENTIKEGPTYSTGANLVGHQYILDGIDLNPIASSSYDFILSSHSLEHIANPIKALKEWLRVLKTGGALTLILPNPKYTFDHKRPITKLQHLIDDYNKNTDENDLTHLDEVLTLHDFERDGGVTDMDQFKQRCLDNINNRCMHQHVYNLDLLTQIFNYLNVTVLITDSSFPHHLTIVGIKQ; this is encoded by the coding sequence ATGACCTTTAAAGAAAAGCTAAACTGGGAAATAAAGTACATTACAACGCTATCTAAAACCCCAATGCGTTTAGCGCAATATTTGTACTCGAAATTTCGTACCAAATTGGGTTCGTTGAATAAAATATCCTATTTATACCGCGAAAAAAGAGGACTCGAAATTGGTGGACCAAGTCCGATATTCGGAGTTAAAGGTTATATACCTGTTTACCCTTTGGCCAAACAGGTTGATGGAGTCAACTTCAGCAACAACACCGTGTGGGAAAACACGATAAAAGAGGGGCCAACTTATAGTACAGGTGCAAATTTGGTTGGGCATCAATATATTTTAGATGGTATCGACCTGAACCCTATAGCTTCCTCATCATATGATTTTATCTTATCCAGCCACAGCCTGGAACATATTGCCAACCCAATAAAGGCGCTAAAAGAATGGCTCAGAGTATTAAAAACCGGCGGGGCGCTTACACTCATCTTGCCGAATCCAAAATATACCTTTGATCATAAACGGCCTATCACTAAACTGCAGCACCTGATTGACGATTATAATAAAAATACTGATGAAAATGATTTAACACATCTTGATGAGGTACTAACCTTACATGATTTTGAACGCGATGGGGGAGTGACCGATATGGACCAATTTAAACAACGTTGTTTAGATAATATTAATAATCGCTGTATGCACCAACATGTGTATAACCTCGATCTTTTAACCCAGATATTTAATTACCTCAACGTTACCGTACTTATTACCGATTCATCTTTCCCACATCATTTAACCATTGTCGGCATTAAGCAATAG
- a CDS encoding glycosyltransferase: MSGLENSVCILTVTYGDRWRFLEKVLKRVLAYDQITQVIVIDNASAYSVTDEVKKLEDSRIIVISNTENTGSAGGYKTAIEHAVENTQADFFFLLDDDNLPDADVLTKLLTEWQSIEGANNKKALFCLREDRIQHVKIAKGENSLRYLTFNDFMGFNVFRILANQYRKLNYKFQKDGPYKSRVQMPYVPYGGLLLHRTIINDIGFPDERLFLYVDDSEYTYRITKNKGIIWLIPLCKIVDIDKSQGLDYKRRPFHSHLLDQWNFRTYYHVRNRMFFYSNNFISNMLVFKLNKGLYLSYLKVISLISSKREAYSKLLVAIKDGLRGKLGKADNEKF, translated from the coding sequence ATGTCAGGCTTAGAAAATAGTGTATGTATCTTAACTGTTACTTATGGCGATAGGTGGCGGTTTCTGGAAAAAGTACTAAAACGCGTACTTGCCTATGATCAAATAACGCAGGTGATTGTTATTGACAATGCTTCGGCATATAGTGTGACAGATGAAGTAAAAAAACTGGAAGACAGTAGAATAATTGTTATAAGTAATACCGAGAATACAGGATCAGCAGGGGGGTATAAAACGGCGATTGAACATGCCGTAGAAAACACCCAAGCCGATTTTTTTTTCCTGCTTGACGACGATAACCTGCCCGATGCCGATGTGCTTACCAAGCTGCTGACAGAATGGCAAAGTATTGAAGGTGCCAACAACAAGAAGGCTCTGTTTTGCCTTCGCGAAGACAGAATACAACACGTAAAAATAGCAAAAGGAGAAAATTCTCTTCGCTACCTGACTTTTAACGATTTTATGGGATTTAATGTTTTCAGGATATTAGCTAACCAATATCGTAAGTTGAACTATAAATTTCAGAAAGATGGGCCGTATAAAAGCCGGGTTCAGATGCCATACGTTCCTTATGGGGGATTATTGCTTCACAGAACAATAATTAATGATATTGGGTTTCCTGATGAAAGGCTGTTTTTATATGTCGACGATTCTGAGTACACTTATCGTATTACCAAAAATAAGGGCATTATCTGGCTAATACCTCTATGCAAGATAGTTGATATTGACAAATCGCAAGGATTAGATTACAAGCGAAGGCCCTTTCACTCTCATTTACTTGATCAATGGAATTTCCGAACATATTATCATGTCAGAAACCGGATGTTTTTTTACTCCAATAACTTTATCAGCAATATGCTGGTTTTTAAACTCAACAAAGGGTTGTATTTAAGCTATCTGAAAGTGATAAGTTTGATAAGTTCGAAAAGGGAAGCGTACTCAAAATTATTGGTAGCGATAAAGGATGGGCTCAGGGGGAAATTAGGTAAAGCAGATAACGAAAAGTTTTAG
- a CDS encoding oligosaccharide flippase family protein, with amino-acid sequence MGIVKKNAYKNTLITYTGMVIGYINLVLLYPIYLSTKEYGLFNLIGGIAILYSIIASLGIPNIIARYFAYHRTEDREHKGFMHWAAMVSLIGFIAATLLFIVFKPIIVASYIQKSPLFLKYYYYLIPLTFFTICFNFLEMTGRVIYQTVFSGLLKDVLLRLFTTAGILMLAVKWIDFQGFIILYVFINFLVSVMLLISIAASKKISIKLKRQSISKINSKELITYGLYTLISTTIYVLLQKVDIIMLSSMSGLSEQGVYSFFFNIAVVIGVPAQALSRTTYQIVTDSWKSKDMPTIAGLYYKTSIIQLVVGLLLFIGIIINRDNLTGILHKKEYSDHFNVFIIIGLGFLVDITGGLNTAIIAASHKYRLAMGFVITSGVVCVILNYLLIPKFGGAGAALAYLITMTAFNLGNWFYIKVRFKMQPFHYKHLLAVAIALVSFFVGKYFWRMPNLYLDIAVRSGVTTLIYILMTYYLHISDDVNEKVDSVLKRVATINKRN; translated from the coding sequence ATGGGCATTGTTAAAAAAAACGCTTATAAAAATACACTTATAACTTATACCGGTATGGTTATAGGTTATATAAACTTGGTTTTATTGTACCCTATTTATTTAAGCACTAAGGAATATGGCTTATTTAACTTAATTGGCGGTATAGCCATTTTATATTCAATTATTGCATCGTTGGGTATCCCTAATATTATTGCCAGGTATTTTGCCTATCACCGTACAGAAGACCGCGAGCATAAAGGTTTTATGCATTGGGCGGCAATGGTTTCGTTAATTGGCTTTATTGCGGCAACGTTGCTTTTTATAGTATTTAAGCCAATTATTGTTGCCAGTTATATCCAAAAATCGCCATTGTTTTTAAAATATTATTATTACCTGATACCGCTTACTTTTTTTACCATTTGCTTTAATTTTCTTGAAATGACAGGAAGGGTTATTTACCAAACTGTTTTTTCGGGCCTTTTAAAAGATGTTCTTTTGCGGCTGTTTACTACCGCTGGTATTTTAATGCTTGCAGTAAAGTGGATCGATTTTCAGGGGTTTATAATATTATATGTTTTTATTAACTTTTTGGTATCTGTTATGCTGTTAATCAGCATAGCTGCGTCCAAAAAAATATCAATCAAACTAAAAAGACAAAGTATCTCGAAAATCAACAGTAAAGAGCTTATAACTTATGGTTTGTACACTTTAATATCGACTACGATATATGTACTGCTGCAGAAAGTAGATATAATTATGCTAAGTTCAATGTCCGGGCTGTCTGAACAGGGGGTTTATAGTTTTTTCTTTAATATAGCCGTAGTTATAGGGGTTCCGGCGCAAGCGTTAAGCCGTACAACCTATCAAATAGTAACCGACTCCTGGAAATCAAAAGATATGCCCACTATTGCCGGCCTTTATTATAAAACTTCTATTATACAATTGGTTGTTGGCTTGCTGTTGTTTATCGGTATTATTATTAACAGAGATAATTTGACAGGTATTCTTCACAAAAAAGAATATAGCGATCACTTTAACGTGTTTATCATAATAGGTTTAGGATTTTTGGTTGATATCACCGGGGGCTTAAATACCGCTATTATTGCGGCATCTCATAAATACCGCCTGGCGATGGGCTTTGTTATTACTTCAGGAGTAGTATGCGTAATTTTAAATTACCTGCTAATACCCAAATTCGGAGGTGCCGGCGCCGCTTTGGCATACCTGATAACAATGACTGCTTTTAATTTGGGCAACTGGTTTTACATTAAGGTACGGTTTAAAATGCAGCCGTTCCATTATAAACACCTCCTGGCAGTGGCTATTGCCCTTGTAAGCTTTTTTGTGGGTAAGTACTTTTGGCGTATGCCCAATTTATACCTGGATATAGCGGTACGCAGTGGAGTAACAACCCTGATTTATATATTGATGACATATTATCTTCATATTTCTGATGATGTGAATGAAAAAGTAGATTCGGTACTAAAAAGAGTGGCTACAATTAATAAACGCAATTAG
- a CDS encoding class I SAM-dependent methyltransferase, with translation MQESIISGDYKTAYDKFYQKHDEAWRMLGAKYKARHIVDVCKGPAFAKVLEVGAGDGSILKILSDNNFASEYHAVEISESGVSYIQSREIKNLKSVQVFDGYKLPFATDSFDLIILSHVLEHVEHERMLLREIKRVAKRCVIEVPRDYKAGVDARIKHFLAYGHINVYTPTSLRYLLSTEGFEIENDLTSMIEPEVTRFNTYVNQKKTKSLLKNISIAAEYSVKQALSKLMGKKVREQFANAYTVLCKKADHQPELF, from the coding sequence ATGCAGGAGTCAATTATAAGCGGCGATTACAAAACCGCCTACGATAAATTTTATCAAAAGCACGATGAGGCATGGCGTATGCTGGGTGCCAAATACAAAGCGCGGCATATTGTGGATGTGTGCAAAGGCCCTGCTTTTGCCAAAGTATTGGAAGTAGGCGCCGGCGATGGCAGTATCTTGAAAATTTTGTCTGACAATAATTTTGCCTCCGAATATCATGCTGTCGAGATTTCGGAAAGCGGGGTTAGCTATATTCAATCGCGCGAAATAAAAAACCTCAAATCTGTGCAGGTATTTGATGGCTACAAATTGCCTTTTGCAACAGATAGTTTTGATTTGATCATCCTGTCGCATGTGTTGGAGCATGTAGAGCATGAACGCATGCTGCTGCGCGAGATAAAACGTGTGGCAAAACGTTGTGTTATTGAGGTTCCACGCGATTATAAAGCAGGAGTTGATGCACGGATAAAGCACTTTTTGGCTTACGGGCATATCAATGTATATACGCCAACTTCCCTGCGTTACCTGTTAAGTACCGAAGGTTTTGAGATAGAGAATGACCTGACATCGATGATTGAGCCCGAGGTTACCAGGTTTAATACCTACGTTAATCAAAAGAAAACCAAAAGCTTGCTGAAAAATATAAGCATAGCAGCCGAATATTCGGTTAAGCAAGCTCTAAGTAAATTGATGGGAAAAAAGGTACGCGAGCAATTTGCCAACGCTTATACCGTTTTGTGTAAGAAAGCCGACCATCAACCCGAATTGTTCTGA
- a CDS encoding glycosyltransferase, whose product MQKLAPIALFVYNRPDHTRRTITYLKKNVLADESRLYIFCDAPKTEADRAKVEEVRQVANETTGFKTVKVILRDHNLGLAESIISGVTQLVNEFGKVIVFEDDLLSSPYTLEYFNEALSRYQHEEKAMHIGAYMFPLADITLPETFFHPIATSWGWATWDRAWKNFEPDIDKLIAGFDKKKIQQFSINGAGNFWKQMLEFKARKNNSWAIRWYASMFLKGGVALHPSHSLVHNIGHDGTGVHSNIEHMYGVSIAQNPIKNFPFEVVADLKAHQAIWHFLKNRKGTLLQRCIRLIKQWRVKYVAKK is encoded by the coding sequence ATGCAAAAACTTGCCCCAATAGCCCTGTTTGTATATAACCGGCCCGATCATACACGCCGTACCATTACCTATCTTAAAAAAAATGTGTTGGCAGATGAATCGCGGCTATACATTTTTTGCGATGCGCCAAAAACTGAAGCCGACCGTGCTAAAGTTGAGGAAGTAAGACAGGTGGCTAATGAAACCACAGGATTTAAAACCGTAAAAGTTATTTTGCGCGATCATAATTTGGGCCTGGCCGAATCCATCATCAGCGGGGTTACCCAGCTGGTAAATGAGTTTGGTAAGGTGATAGTTTTTGAAGACGACCTGTTATCGTCGCCTTACACCTTAGAATATTTTAACGAAGCGCTTAGCCGTTACCAGCATGAAGAAAAAGCGATGCACATAGGTGCGTACATGTTCCCGCTGGCCGATATAACCTTGCCCGAAACATTTTTTCACCCTATAGCCACCAGTTGGGGCTGGGCCACCTGGGACAGGGCATGGAAAAACTTTGAACCTGATATTGACAAGTTGATAGCAGGTTTCGACAAAAAAAAGATCCAGCAATTCTCTATAAACGGCGCAGGGAATTTCTGGAAACAGATGCTTGAATTTAAGGCGCGTAAAAACAACTCATGGGCCATACGCTGGTATGCATCTATGTTTTTAAAAGGCGGTGTTGCACTGCACCCCTCGCATTCTTTGGTTCATAACATTGGGCATGACGGCACTGGTGTACACTCCAACATTGAGCATATGTACGGCGTGAGCATAGCGCAAAATCCGATTAAAAATTTCCCGTTTGAGGTAGTAGCTGATCTGAAAGCCCATCAGGCCATCTGGCATTTTCTGAAAAACCGCAAAGGGACTTTATTGCAGCGTTGTATACGTTTGATAAAACAATGGCGGGTAAAGTACGTAGCAAAAAAATAA
- a CDS encoding class I SAM-dependent methyltransferase, with amino-acid sequence MENKLTDRAFWKSFWESRIGLIFSIKPDYVFGNILAKIIKQKNTKTAIELGGFPGYYAIYLKKYQQLNTTLLDYFIHRDLVNQLLAANGMNWDDINIIEADLFNYIPAEQYDMVLSFGLIEHFADTKGIIATHLPFLKPAGTLFITLPNFTGVNGWVQRNFDRENYDKHYIASMNPTLLAEYCRQLGLKNVEAYYHGGFSIWLENKAHQSAITKGFVKALWLAGKMISKVVPVESKLMSPYIVVKAEAGNQ; translated from the coding sequence ATGGAGAATAAGTTAACCGACCGCGCGTTTTGGAAATCATTTTGGGAGTCAAGGATAGGCCTCATCTTCAGTATAAAACCCGATTATGTTTTTGGTAATATCCTGGCAAAGATCATCAAACAAAAAAACACAAAAACAGCTATTGAGCTGGGCGGTTTCCCGGGCTATTACGCTATTTACCTTAAAAAATATCAACAGTTAAATACCACCCTGCTCGATTACTTTATACACCGGGACCTGGTAAACCAATTGCTCGCTGCCAACGGAATGAACTGGGATGATATCAATATTATTGAGGCCGACCTGTTTAATTACATTCCCGCCGAGCAATATGACATGGTGCTATCATTCGGTTTGATAGAACATTTTGCCGATACCAAGGGCATTATTGCCACCCATCTTCCGTTTTTGAAACCCGCCGGCACGCTTTTTATTACGCTGCCCAATTTTACCGGTGTTAACGGATGGGTGCAGCGCAATTTTGACCGCGAAAACTACGACAAGCATTACATTGCCAGCATGAACCCAACCCTGCTGGCCGAATATTGCCGCCAGTTGGGTTTAAAAAATGTAGAGGCTTATTACCATGGCGGGTTCTCCATCTGGCTGGAAAATAAGGCGCATCAATCCGCAATTACAAAGGGTTTTGTTAAGGCGCTTTGGCTGGCTGGAAAGATGATCAGTAAGGTTGTACCGGTGGAAAGTAAGCTGATGTCGCCTTATATCGTGGTAAAAGCTGAAGCCGGAAATCAGTGA